CTTCAGCTACGAGCTCCTCTTCGGGGCCAACCTCCCCCGCTTCGCCTTCGGCCTCATGGCCTTCCTCTACCTGCCCTGGAGCCTGGGGTACGTCCTCCTCCTCAGGGAGACCCCGGACGCGGCCATGGGCCTTTGGACCCTCACCTTGCCCTTGGTGGCGAGCTTCGCCACGGACATCGGCGCCTACTTCATAGGGCGGGCCTTCGGTAGGCGGAAGCTCGCCCCGGAGATCAGCCCGGGCAAGACCGTGGAGGGTTCCTTAGGGGGCATCGCGGTGAGCTTCCTCGCCCTGGTGGTCTACACTGGGCTCGTGCGCGAGGTCTTCCCCTTCGGGCTTTTGGAGCTTTGGCTTTTCAGCCTCCTCCTCTCCCTGGGGGCTCAGCTTGGGGATCTCGCCGAGTCCATGCTGAAGCGCTTCGCCGGGGTGAAGGACTCAGGGAGCTTCCTCCCCGGGCACGGCGGTCTTCTGGACCGGATAGACAGCCTCCTCTTCGCCTTCCCCCTCACGTACTTCCTGGTGGTGCTCTTCACATGAAGCGGGTCGTCGTCCTCGGATCCACGGGTTCCATCGGCCAGCAGGCCCTCGAGGTCTGCCGCCTGAGGGGTTACGAGGTGGTGGGCCTTGCCGCCGGGAAAAACCTCGAGGCCCTCTCCCGGCAGATCGCCCTCTGGAAGCCCCGCCTGGTGGCGGCGGAGGAGAGCCTCCACAAGGAGCTCAAGGCCCGCTTCCCCGGGCTTAGGCTCGCCACGGCCGAGGAGGTGGCCGCCCTGGAGGCGGAGGTGGCCGTGGCCGCCATCCCGGGCCTCGCCGGGCTTTCCCCCACCCGGGTGGCGGTGCGAACGGGAAAGCGGGTGGCCCTCGCCAACAAGGAGGCCATGGTGGCGGCGGGGCCCCTCCTTTGGCGGGAGGCGGAGGCCCACGGGGCCGAGATCCTCCCCGTGGACTCGGAGCACTCCGCCCTCTTCCAGGCCCTCCTCGGGGAGAGGCGGGAGGACGTGGCCGAGCTCATCCTCACGGCGAGCGGGGGGCCTTTCCTTAAGGAGCCCGCGGACCTCGCCCAGGTGACCCCGGAGATGGCCCTCCGCCACCCCCGCTGGCGGATGGGCCCCAAGGTCACCGTGGACTCCGCCACCCTCTTCAACAAGGGCCTCGAGGTCCTGGAGGCCAAGGAGCTCTTCCGCTTCCCCCTGGAAAGGATCAAGGTCCTCATCCATCCCCAGGCCTACGTCCACGGCCTGGTGCGCTTCCTGGACGGGAGCCTCAAGGCCCAGCTCGGCCCCACGGACATGCGCCTTTTCATCCAGTACGCCCTCACCTACCCCGAGCGGGCGGAAACCCCCCTGAAGGACCTCCCCGTCCCCGGGGTGCTGGAGTTTCTGGAACCCGACCTCAAGCGCTTTCCCGCCCTCGCCGTGGCCTACGAGGCGGGAAGGCGGGGAGGCTTGGCCCAGGTGGCCGTCTCCGCCGCCGACGAGGTGGCGGTGGAGGCCTTCCTCCAGGGGAGGATCCCCTTCCCCCGCATCCCCGAGATCCTGGCCCGGGTGCTGGAAGCCACCCCCGCAGAGCCTCTAACATGGGAGAGCCTCTTCGCCGTGGACGCCTGGGCCCGGGAGGAGGCCAAGAGGTGGGCATGAGCTTGTTCTGGTTTCTGGTCATCATCGGCGTCAGCGTCTTCGTCCACGAGCTCGGCCACTACCTGGCGGCGAGGCTTCAGGGGGTGCGGGTCAAGGCCTTTAGCCTCGGCTTCGGCCCGGTCCTTTGGCGCAAGGAGGCCTGGGGGACGGAGTGGCGGCTTTCCGCCATCCCCCTAGGGGGGTACGCCGACATCGAGGGCCTCCTCCCCGAGGAAAAGGGGAGGGGGTACGACGCCCTCCCCTTCCTGGGGAAGCTCCTCGTCCTGGTGGCAGGGGTGGCCATGAACGTCCTCCTCGCCTGGGGCCTCCTCGCCTACCTCTTCAGCGCCCAGGGGGTGCCCGAGGCCACGGGCCGGGCGGTGATCCTCGAGGTCCTGCCGGGGAGCGTGGCCGAGGAGGCGGGGCTCAAACCGGGGGACATCCTCCTCGCCGTGGACGGGAAGCCTTTGGAAAGGCCCCAGGAGATTGAGCGGCTCAAGACCCCAGGCGCCCACACCCTGGCCGTGCTCCGCCAAGGGGAGGAGGTGGCCCTCTCCCTCACGTGGGAGGAAGGGGCGGAGCGCCTGGGGGTGGTCTACCAGCCGGAGGTGGCCTACCGCAGGGTGGGCTTCCTGGAGGGGCTCGGCCTCGCCGCGGGGCGGACCCTCGCCTTCGGGCCCGCCCTCGTCCGGGCCCTGGTGGGGGGGCTTCTCGGCGTCCTCGCGGGGGACCCCAATAGCGGCGTCCTCGGCCCCGTGGGCATCCTGGCGGAGACGGGGCGGGCGGCCCAGGAGGGGCTTTTCCGCCTGGTGGAGCTCGCCGCCGCCATCAACCTCTCCCTCGCCCTCTTCAACCTCCTCCCCATCCCCGCCTTGGACGGCGGCCGCATCCTCCTCCTCTTCCTCGGCCGCTTCCTCCGCCTCCGGCCCGAGCAGGAGGCCACCGTCCACTACCTGGGCTTCCTCTTCCTCCTTCTCCTTCTCCTCCTGGTCACCTTCCAGGACCTGAGGCGGCTTCTCGGAGGGTGAGGTGGCGGAGGCCACGGTCCTGATCCCCGCCTTCAACGAGGAGGCCACCGTGGGCCGGGTGGTGCAGGTGGCCCGGGAGGCGGGGTTTCCCGTGGTGGTGGCGGACGACGGCTCCAAGGACGAAACCGCCCGAAGGGCCCTGGAGGCCGGGGCCGAGGTGGTGCGGCTAAAGGAAAACCGGGGGAAGGGCGGGGCCATCGCCGAGGGGCTCAAGGCGGTGCGGACCCCCTTCGTCCTCCTCCTGGACGCCGACCTCCTAGGCCTCCGCCCGGAACACCTCTTCGCCCTCCTTAAGCCCCTCAAGGAGGGAGAGGCCCGGATGGCCGTGGGGGTCTTCCGGGGGGGGCGGGCCTCCACGGACCTGGCCATGCGCCTCACCCCCTTTCTCTCGGGCCAAAGGGCCCTCCGCCTGGAGGACCTGAGGAACGTGCCCGGCCTGGAAAGGGCCCGCTACGACCTGGAGCTCCTCCTCACCCGGCACGCCAAGCGGGCAGGCTGGCCCGTGGTGTACGTGCCCATGGAGGGGGTGAGCCAGGTGATGAAGGAGGAGAAGCGGGGGGTTCTCGCCGGGCTCGGCCACCGGCTCCGCATGTACTGGGAGATCCTGCGCTACCGGCTCAGGGCGCGCTGAAGCGGACGAGGCCCACGAAGCCCTCCCCCGCCTGGAAGGCCACCACGCCGAGGCCGGGGACGAGGTAGAGGAGCTTCACGTCGGCTCCGCCCCGTTCCGTGGTGAAGGCCACCCGCAGGCGGTAGGCGTTGAAGCGCCCCGCGGGCACCCGAACCCCCTCCACCCCCTCCACCCGGACCGCCAGGGCCACCCGCTGCTCCTGGAAGCGGGCGCTCCCCGACCAGAAAGCGCCCGGGACAAGCCTCTTCGGGTAGAGGAGCAAGGGCGGGGCGAAGGGGAAGAACCCCTCGGGAAGCGCGACCCCTTCCAAGTAGATCCCCTCCGCGCCGAAGCGGAGCCGGTCCTCGCGGAAGACCTTCCCGTCCCGCCGGTAGGCGAGGCGGTACCCCCCTGCCACCGCCTCGAGCGCCTGGACCGTGCCGTCGCTGTAGACGTAAAGCCCCCCCTCAGGGGGGAGGATCTGGGCCCAGGCCAGGCCGAGGAAGAGGCCCAGGGCGAAAAGCCGCGCCGCCACCCCCACACCCTTCTTCCCCCCTTTGTTCGCCCTCCTGCCGCCCAAAATCCCCACCCAAGCCTTCTGCCGGGACCCCCATGCGGGCTTGCCGGCATCACTCCGACTCGCCGAGCTCGTGCCCCCTACGGGTGGCGGCCTCCACCGCCTCGTAAAAGGCCGCCCGCACCGCCCGGGCCTCGAGGGCGTGGAGGCCGTGGATGGTGGTGCCCCCGGGGCTCGCCACCTCGTCCTTGACCTGGGCGGGGTGCCTGCCCTTGAGAAGCTCCCCCGTGGCCGCCAAGGCGTCCGCGGCGAGGCGGAGGGCCAGGGCCCGAGGCATGCCCATCTTCACCCCCGCGTCGGCCAAGGCCTCGGCCACCAGGGCCAAATAGGCGGGGGCCGAGGCAGACATGCCGGTGAAGGCGTCAAAGAGGGGCTCGGGGATCTCGTACACGTCCCCCACCGTGGCGAAAAGGGCCCGGGCGAACTCCAGGTCCCCTGCCTCCCGCGCCTCCTTTAGGGCGGTGAGGGCGGTGGAGCTCTCCCCGATGATCACCGCCAGGTTGGGCATGGCCCGGACCACGCGGCGGTTGTCCAGCCTGCGGGCGAGGACCGAGGTGGAAATCCCCGCCATGATGGAGATGTAGCCCAGGCGGTGGTGGGCGATCTCCGGGGCCAGGGCGGGAAAGTCCCGAGGCTGGACCGCGATCAGGACGCGCTCGGCCATGCCCAGGTCCGCCCGCGTCAAGGGGCGGACGCCGAAAGGCTCGGCGAGCTCCCGGCTCCGCTCGGGCGTCCGCCCCAAGACCCCCACCTCCTCCGGGCGCAAGAAGCCCCGCTCTAAAGCCCCCTTGAGGAGGCTCCGGCCCATCTTGCCGAGACCCACGAAGGCCAGCCTCATGCCTGAGAGTTTACCTTCCGCAGCTTGGCGTAGTAGAAGCCGTCCAGCCCTCCCCTCGGGTCCACGTAGACCCCAAGCCCCCGGGCGAGGACGGGGAAGGGGGGGTGGACGGGCTCGGGGCGGAACTCGGGGTGGCGCGCAAGGAAGGCCCGCACCACCCCTTCCCCCTCCTCCTCCGTCAGGGAGCAGACGCTGTAGACGAGCACCCCCCCTTCCTCCGTGGCCTGGGCCGCCGTCTCCAGGAGCTGGAGCTGGAGGGCGGCCATGCGGGCAGGGTCCTCGGGGCTTAAGCGGTAGCGGAGCTCGGGGTGGGCGCGGAAGGTGCCGGTCCCGGTGCAGGGGGCGTCCAGGAGGACCTTCTTCGCCCGCTCGGGCACGGGCCGGGTCAGGTCCTGGGTGCGGTAGTGGACCCAAAGGCCAAGCCGCCGCGCCGTCCTCGCCCCCGCCTCCTGCCGCCTGGGGTTAAGGTCGTAGGAGACCACCTCCGCCCCCTGGGCGGCAAGGTAGAAGGCCTTGAGTCCGGCCCCCCCGCAGAGGTCCAGCACCTTCTCCCCGGGCTTAGGCTCCAAGAGGGCCGCGGCGAAGAGGGAAGCGGGGTTTTGTGGCTGGAGGCCGAGGGCGGAAAAGTCGGTCTTGGGGCCTTCCCAAAGGTAACTCCCGGGGACGGGGCCGGGCCTTAGGTCCACCTCCCGGTAGGCGGTGACGAAGAGGGGGGCGGGCTCGTTGAAGCCCTCGGCGAAGGCCACGTCCCCGAAGAAGCCCCGCCAGGCCTCGCAGAGCCAGTCGGGGAGGGAAAGGCGCACGCACTCCGGGGCCTCCCTAGGGGCAAGCCGCCGCAAAACGGCGTTCACCAGCCCGGCGAGGCCCGAATAGCGGCGTTTCGCCTCCTCCACCCAAGGGCTCACCCGGGCGTGGTCCGGCTTGCCGAGAAGCCACTCCAGGGCCCCCAGGCGGAGGATCCAGCGCACCTCGGAGGGCAGGCCCTCGGGCCGGGGCAAGAGGGGGGCGAGGAGGTGGTCCAGAAGGCGGAGGCGGCGGAGGGCCCCGTAGACCAGGAAGGTGGCGTAGGCCCGGTCCCGCTCGGGCCAGGGGGCCCGCCTCAAGGCGCGGTCCAGAAGAAGCTGGGCCCGCCCTCCCCGATCCACCTCGAGGAGGACGGCCACCGCCAGGGCTCGAGGCGTCCCGGCCCTCAAGTTTCCAGGGGGTGGGCCTTGATGCTGAACTTCAGGGCGGTCCGCTCCTCGTTCTCCAGCTCCAGCTTGACGAAGGCGGGCTTCACCACCAGGTCCAGGTTGTCGGGGGCGATGTAGCCCCGGGCGATGGCGATGGCCTTCACCGCCTGGTTCACCGCCTGGGGCCCGATGGCCTGGACCTCCACCTCGCCCTTGGTGCGGAGAAGCGCCGCGATGGCGCCGGCCACGGAGTTGGGGCGGGACTTGGAAGAAACGCGCAGCGTTTCCACTTTGACCTCCTATGAGCTCCCGGCCACCCTCAAAGCCTTTTGGGGCGGCTCAGGTCCATCCTAGAGCAGAGGCCCTCCCGGTTCAAGAGGAAGCGGCCAGGACCCGCTCCTCCAGCCCCTTGAGGAGGCTTTCCACGTTCTCCTGCATGAGCTTCTGCACGAGCTTCCGCAGCAGTCCGCCGAAGATGGGGATGGTGAGCTCGTAGGTGAGGGTGAGGACCACCCGGGTCCCCTCCCCTTCCGGGAGGAAGACCCAGGTGCCCTCGTAGCGGTCAAAGTCCCCCTCGGGGGAGAAGAAGCGGTTCCTCAGGTTCTCGTCGTCCCACTCCTCCTCCTCCAGCCAGCGGACCTTCTTCCCCATGGCCACCGCCACCCACCGGCTCCTCGTGCGGGCGCCTTCCCGGGCCACCACCTCGAGGCTCTCCACCTCCTTCAGGTAGGGCTTGAGCCCCTCCAGGTCCTTGGCAAGCCGGTAAACCCGCTCGGGCGGGGCCGGGATGTAGCGCTCGGCGCGTACCTCGGGCATGGCCTACTTATACCCTTCCTCCTCCTCCTGGGCAAGCCGCCAGGCCTCCAGGGCCACCCCCAGGGGAAAGCCCCGCCCCTCGAGGAAGCGGACCGCCCGGGCCTTGTCTTCCCGGTGGCGGTAGCGGCGGAGGACCGCCAAGGCCTCCTCCACCCGGGCCTCGGGCAGGACCTCCTCCACCACCTCCTCCGGCACCCCCCGGGCGAGGAGAAGGGCCCTAAGCTTCCTCGGGCCGTACCGCCGGGCCCGGGTCTCCACGAAGGCGCGGGCGTAGGCCCGGTCGTCCAGGTAGCCCATGGCCTCCAGGCGCCCGAGGGCCGCCTCGGCCTCCGCCTCGCCGAAGCGGGCGGCAAGCTTCGCCTTTAGGGCCGCCCGGCTGTACCCCTTGCGGGCGAGAAGGCGGAGGGCGTACGCCAAAGCCTCGCTCCCCATGGGATAATCTTAGGGCCATGCGCGTCTACGCCATCGCCGACCCCCACCTCTCCCGGGTCCACCCCAAGCCCATGACCGTCTTCGGAGCGGGCTGGGAGGGGCACCCGGAAGCCTTCTTCCGGGGGTGGCGGGAGGTGGTGGGCGAGGAGGACCTGGTGGTGGTCCCCGGGGACATCTCCTGGGCCATGCGCCTTTCCGAGGCGATCCCGGACCTCTTGGACCTCGCCCGCCTGCCCGGGAGGAAGGTCCTCCTCAAGGGCAACCACGACTACTGGTGGCCCTCCATCAGCCGCCTCCGGGCCGCCCTGCCCCCGGGGATGTACGCCCTCCAAAACGACGCCCTGGTGGTGGACGGGGTGGCGGTGGCTGGGACGCGGGGCTGGCAGTACCCGCCCCAGACCCCGGAGGACGAGAAGGTCTTCGCCCGGGAGGTGGAGCGCCTGAAGCTCTCCCTGAAGGCCCTCGAGGGCAAGCCCCACCGCCACCTGGTGGTGGCCTTCCACTTTCCCCCCTTCGGGCCAAGCGGGGAGGCCTCGCCCCTCCTGGAGCTCGCCGCCGGGGCCCACCCTCAGGCCATCGTCTACGGCCACCTCCACGGGGCCGACCCCGCCAAGCTGCCGCAAAGCTACCGGGGCATCCCCCTCCACCTGGTGGCGGCGGACGCCCTCCGCTTCCGGCCCAAGCTGGTTCTGGAAGCAGACTGAGGTTATACTAAGTACATGCTTTGGCGACCCGTGGGGCACGGGGTGGAGGCCCTCTATCTGGCCACGCCCCTGGGACGGCGGGTGGGGTACGGGGTCTACGTGTACCGCTACCGGGGGCTCCTGGTGGACACGGGCCCCCCTAAGGCCCGCCCCTTCGCCCCCGAGGCCGAGGCCGCCCTCCTCACCCACGCCCACGAGGACCACGCCGGGGGGGCCTCCCGGCTTGGCCTCCCCGTCTACGGAAGCGCCCTGACGGCCGCCCTGGTCGCCGCCCCCAAGCCCCTCCGCCTCTACCGCCGCCTGGTCTGGGGAAGCCCCCGCCCCGCACGGGTGGAGGTGGCCGAGCGGGTGGGCCCCCTCCACCTCCTCCCCACCCCGGGCCACGCCCCCGACCACGTGGCCCTCTACGACCCCGAGGCCGGTCTTTTCTTCGGGGGGGACCTCTTCCTGGGGGTGCGGGCGAGCCTCGCCACCCCGGGGTTTGACCTCCAGGCCCTCCTCCAAAGCCTCCGGGAGATCCTCGCCCTAAAGCCCCGCGCCTTCTTCTGCGCCCACGCGGGACCCCTCCAAGCCCCCCTGGAGGCCCTTCAGGCCAAGCTGGACTTCCTGGAGGGGAAGCGGGAGGAGGCCCTCCGCCTCAAGGCCCGAGGCCTCACCCCCAAAGAGGTCCTCCGGCGCCTCTTCGGGGGGGAAAGCCCCTTGGCCCTCCTCTCCGGCGGGGAGATGAGCCGCCTCGCCTTCGTGGAGGCCCTTATGATGGAGCCATGATCACCGCCTTCGTCCTCGTTCGGGCCCGGGGGAACCGCGTCCAAGCCCTGGGGGAGGCCATCGCCGAGCTACCCCAGGTGGCCGAGGTCTACTCGGTGACGGGGCCCTACGACCTCGTGGCCCTGGTGCGCCTGAAGGACGTGGAGGAGCTGGACGACGTGGTGACCCAGGGGATCCTCTCCCTGGAAGGGGTGGAGCGGACGGAAACCCTCCTGGCCTTCCGCGCCTACCCCAGGCGGCTTTTGGACCAAGGCTTCGCCCTGGGGCAGGAGTGAAGTCCCCCTTCCTCCTCCTCCTCGCCCTCCAGGGGGGGCTCCTCCTCGTGGGCGGGGGCGGGATGCTCTGGCTTGGCCTCCCCCTCGCCCGGGAAGCGGGCGGGGCGGGGTTTGGGGCTTTGGTCCTCCTCCTCGCCCTCCAGGGCCTCGAGGCCCTCTTCCGCCGCCTCTTCCCCGCCTCCTTCCGCGAGGCCGAGGCCCTGCACCGCGACCTCGCCCTGGCCCTTAGGCGCTCGGGGGCAAGGCCCCCTTTTCTCCTCGCCCTCGCCCTCGCCGCCGCCTTGGGGGAGGAGGTCTTCTTCCGGGGGTTTCTCCAAAGCCTCCTCGTGGCGTGGCTCGGGGGCCTCGGCCTCCTGGTCCAGGCCCTCCTCTTCGCCCTCCTCCACCCCGCCCCCTTGCGGGCCTACGCCTACCCCCTCTACACCGCCTTGGCGGGCCTCCTCTTTGGCCTCGCCTACCTCTTCACGGGAAGCCTCGTCCCGGGCGTCCTCGCCCACTTCCTCCACAACGCCAAGGGCTTCTACGGGCTCTGGCGGGAGCTCTAGCAAAAACCTTCCCCAAAGTCAAGAGGAAAGGCCCCTGAGCTCTCATCACTTTCCTCCCCCCAGTTCCTGAAGCAACCTGACCAGCTCCTCCACCACTGCTTCCCTCCAAGGCGGGGGCCCCTGGGCCAGGGCGATCCGGCCCAGACGGAAGAGGCTTTGCCGCTCGGGATGGGCCAGAAGCCGGGGAAGCCATTCCCTGCCCTGCAAGCGCGCCCCCAGAAGGACCAAGAGCGCCATCCCCAAGGCCAGAAGCCATAACCACCCCCTGAGGCTCGCCCCCGTCCGCAGCCGATGGCGGTCCAGCCCAAACCCCTGCCCCTTCAGGTCCCTAAACCCCTCTTCAATCCACATCCGCCACCCATAGGGCGGCTCCCCCCCAAAAGGGCCCGAATAGGCCAGATACCAGGGATCCCGACCCCCTGGGTACACCAGGAGGGTGACTTCTACCCCCTCCCCACCGTGTCCGAAAAGGCGGACCTCCTCCCGCAGGGGGTGGACCACACGCCGGTAGCCCTCCTTCAGGGGAAGGCGCTTCCCCCCTTGGGGTTCCACCTCCCGGTTCTGCCGCAGGCGGATGAGGAAGCCCATGCCCCACCCCTGGAGCTTTCGCATCAGGGAGACCCGGTCAAAGCCGCGGTCCAGGAGGAAGAGGGGGGTATATCCCAGGTCCTGGACGGCGCGGCCCAGGCGGTGGAGGAACTCCTCCTCCACCCGGTTTTGACTGGGGAAAGGGGAGAGGGGGTGAAGAGCGAAGGCCACCACCAGGGCCCTTCCCTTGAGGGGAAGGGCGGCCACCAGGGCTTGGTGCCTACCGTCCTCTGTGAAGGTCCAGTCCACGATGAGGGGGAGGGGGCGGTCTTTGGGGAAACGAGGGACGAGGAGGGGGAGGAGGGCTTCGGTGAGGGCCCAGGGGTCTTGCAGGGTGGGGTGATGGAGGAAGCGCCAGAGGCGATTGAGGCGGCTTTGGGCCAGGGTGGGGAGGGGGGTTCTGCGGGCGAGGTCGGAGAGGGTGGGGTCCAGGGGGGTAGTGAGGAGGGTGGACAGGAAGAGGGCGAGGTTGGAGCGGATGGTTTTCCTGAGGGAGGCGAAGACCTTATGGACCCAGAGGGTGATAACTTGGGAAAGGGGGGTGGTGGGCGGCACACCTTACTTACCCCCCTCTTCTCTTCCCTTGTCAAGCCCCAGCCCTCAAAGTGATGAGAGCTCAGTTGAGGAACGGATTGACATCCCCGAGTCCCGCAAGGACGACTTCCGCCGCGAGATCATGAACTACATCGGGGCTTTGGCCCTGGAGGGGAGGCCCTTCACCTACAAGGACAACGACCGCCTGCGCCGCGCCCTGGAGCTCAAGCTCTTTGACGACCAGAAGGACACCATAAGGCTCTCCGCCTTGGTCTCGGGGGTGGTGGACCCGGAGACCCAGGCCAAGATTGACGTGGTCAAGGCCCGGCTCATCCGGGACTACGGCTACTGCGAGCACTGCGCCAGCGGCGTCCTGGAGTTCGCCGCCTCCCTCTTCGCCCGGAGCTAGGATGCCCGAGGGGATCCTGCCCATTGAGCGCGACCTCCTCCGCTTCAAGGAGATCGTGCGGGGGGAGGTGAAGAAGCGCGTGCGGGAGTTCCTCACCCGGGAGGAGCTCTTCGGCCAGGTGGAAGGCCGCCTCGTCTCCATCCCCCTGCCCCAGCTGGAGATCCCCAAGATCGTCCACGGGGAGCCCCTAGGGGAAGGCCTGGGCCTCGGGGGGCCCGGGGAGGAGGCCTTGGGCCCGGGGGGGCACATCCCGGTGGCCGAGCTGGAGCTGGAGGAGTTCTTGGACCTCGTGGGGGAGGCCCTGAGGCTTCCCCGCCTGGTGCCCAAGGGGACGGGGGAGGTCACGGAGGAGGCCTTCCGCCACACCACCATCGCCCGCAAGGGGCCAAGGGGCCTCCGCCACGTGCGCCGCACCCTCAAGGAGAGCCTGAAGAGGGCCCTGCAAAGCGGGGAGTACCGCCCCGAAGACCCCCTTCTCGTCCCCGAGCGGGAGGACCTGCGCTACAAGGCCC
This region of Thermus thermophilus genomic DNA includes:
- a CDS encoding stage V sporulation protein S, which codes for METLRVSSKSRPNSVAGAIAALLRTKGEVEVQAIGPQAVNQAVKAIAIARGYIAPDNLDLVVKPAFVKLELENEERTALKFSIKAHPLET
- the dxr gene encoding 1-deoxy-D-xylulose-5-phosphate reductoisomerase, coding for MKRVVVLGSTGSIGQQALEVCRLRGYEVVGLAAGKNLEALSRQIALWKPRLVAAEESLHKELKARFPGLRLATAEEVAALEAEVAVAAIPGLAGLSPTRVAVRTGKRVALANKEAMVAAGPLLWREAEAHGAEILPVDSEHSALFQALLGERREDVAELILTASGGPFLKEPADLAQVTPEMALRHPRWRMGPKVTVDSATLFNKGLEVLEAKELFRFPLERIKVLIHPQAYVHGLVRFLDGSLKAQLGPTDMRLFIQYALTYPERAETPLKDLPVPGVLEFLEPDLKRFPALAVAYEAGRRGGLAQVAVSAADEVAVEAFLQGRIPFPRIPEILARVLEATPAEPLTWESLFAVDAWAREEAKRWA
- the proC gene encoding pyrroline-5-carboxylate reductase, whose amino-acid sequence is MRLAFVGLGKMGRSLLKGALERGFLRPEEVGVLGRTPERSRELAEPFGVRPLTRADLGMAERVLIAVQPRDFPALAPEIAHHRLGYISIMAGISTSVLARRLDNRRVVRAMPNLAVIIGESSTALTALKEAREAGDLEFARALFATVGDVYEIPEPLFDAFTGMSASAPAYLALVAEALADAGVKMGMPRALALRLAADALAATGELLKGRHPAQVKDEVASPGGTTIHGLHALEARAVRAAFYEAVEAATRRGHELGESE
- a CDS encoding IS4 family transposase — protein: MPPTTPLSQVITLWVHKVFASLRKTIRSNLALFLSTLLTTPLDPTLSDLARRTPLPTLAQSRLNRLWRFLHHPTLQDPWALTEALLPLLVPRFPKDRPLPLIVDWTFTEDGRHQALVAALPLKGRALVVAFALHPLSPFPSQNRVEEEFLHRLGRAVQDLGYTPLFLLDRGFDRVSLMRKLQGWGMGFLIRLRQNREVEPQGGKRLPLKEGYRRVVHPLREEVRLFGHGGEGVEVTLLVYPGGRDPWYLAYSGPFGGEPPYGWRMWIEEGFRDLKGQGFGLDRHRLRTGASLRGWLWLLALGMALLVLLGARLQGREWLPRLLAHPERQSLFRLGRIALAQGPPPWREAVVEELVRLLQELGGGK
- a CDS encoding phosphatidate cytidylyltransferase yields the protein MTDHLPTRVFSALAGALLLLLVLLGGIPLILPTLLFVHWLGTRELAEMLARRGIALNTPLLLAGGVLVFLFSLPQLYWHFPQVPWREVALGLFLLASFSYELLFGANLPRFAFGLMAFLYLPWSLGYVLLLRETPDAAMGLWTLTLPLVASFATDIGAYFIGRAFGRRKLAPEISPGKTVEGSLGGIAVSFLALVVYTGLVREVFPFGLLELWLFSLLLSLGAQLGDLAESMLKRFAGVKDSGSFLPGHGGLLDRIDSLLFAFPLTYFLVVLFT
- a CDS encoding RsmB/NOP family class I SAM-dependent RNA methyltransferase; this encodes MRAGTPRALAVAVLLEVDRGGRAQLLLDRALRRAPWPERDRAYATFLVYGALRRLRLLDHLLAPLLPRPEGLPSEVRWILRLGALEWLLGKPDHARVSPWVEEAKRRYSGLAGLVNAVLRRLAPREAPECVRLSLPDWLCEAWRGFFGDVAFAEGFNEPAPLFVTAYREVDLRPGPVPGSYLWEGPKTDFSALGLQPQNPASLFAAALLEPKPGEKVLDLCGGAGLKAFYLAAQGAEVVSYDLNPRRQEAGARTARRLGLWVHYRTQDLTRPVPERAKKVLLDAPCTGTGTFRAHPELRYRLSPEDPARMAALQLQLLETAAQATEEGGVLVYSVCSLTEEEGEGVVRAFLARHPEFRPEPVHPPFPVLARGLGVYVDPRGGLDGFYYAKLRKVNSQA
- a CDS encoding type II toxin-antitoxin system RatA family toxin, whose translation is MPEVRAERYIPAPPERVYRLAKDLEGLKPYLKEVESLEVVAREGARTRSRWVAVAMGKKVRWLEEEEWDDENLRNRFFSPEGDFDRYEGTWVFLPEGEGTRVVLTLTYELTIPIFGGLLRKLVQKLMQENVESLLKGLEERVLAASS
- a CDS encoding CPBP family intramembrane glutamic endopeptidase, translated to MKSPFLLLLALQGGLLLVGGGGMLWLGLPLAREAGGAGFGALVLLLALQGLEALFRRLFPASFREAEALHRDLALALRRSGARPPFLLALALAAALGEEVFFRGFLQSLLVAWLGGLGLLVQALLFALLHPAPLRAYAYPLYTALAGLLFGLAYLFTGSLVPGVLAHFLHNAKGFYGLWREL
- a CDS encoding metallophosphoesterase; this encodes MRVYAIADPHLSRVHPKPMTVFGAGWEGHPEAFFRGWREVVGEEDLVVVPGDISWAMRLSEAIPDLLDLARLPGRKVLLKGNHDYWWPSISRLRAALPPGMYALQNDALVVDGVAVAGTRGWQYPPQTPEDEKVFAREVERLKLSLKALEGKPHRHLVVAFHFPPFGPSGEASPLLELAAGAHPQAIVYGHLHGADPAKLPQSYRGIPLHLVAADALRFRPKLVLEAD
- the recX gene encoding recombination regulator RecX, giving the protein MGSEALAYALRLLARKGYSRAALKAKLAARFGEAEAEAALGRLEAMGYLDDRAYARAFVETRARRYGPRKLRALLLARGVPEEVVEEVLPEARVEEALAVLRRYRHREDKARAVRFLEGRGFPLGVALEAWRLAQEEEEGYK
- a CDS encoding M50 family metallopeptidase, with the protein product MSLFWFLVIIGVSVFVHELGHYLAARLQGVRVKAFSLGFGPVLWRKEAWGTEWRLSAIPLGGYADIEGLLPEEKGRGYDALPFLGKLLVLVAGVAMNVLLAWGLLAYLFSAQGVPEATGRAVILEVLPGSVAEEAGLKPGDILLAVDGKPLERPQEIERLKTPGAHTLAVLRQGEEVALSLTWEEGAERLGVVYQPEVAYRRVGFLEGLGLAAGRTLAFGPALVRALVGGLLGVLAGDPNSGVLGPVGILAETGRAAQEGLFRLVELAAAINLSLALFNLLPIPALDGGRILLLFLGRFLRLRPEQEATVHYLGFLFLLLLLLLVTFQDLRRLLGG
- a CDS encoding Lrp/AsnC family transcriptional regulator yields the protein MITAFVLVRARGNRVQALGEAIAELPQVAEVYSVTGPYDLVALVRLKDVEELDDVVTQGILSLEGVERTETLLAFRAYPRRLLDQGFALGQE
- a CDS encoding glycosyltransferase family 2 protein, whose amino-acid sequence is MAEATVLIPAFNEEATVGRVVQVAREAGFPVVVADDGSKDETARRALEAGAEVVRLKENRGKGGAIAEGLKAVRTPFVLLLDADLLGLRPEHLFALLKPLKEGEARMAVGVFRGGRASTDLAMRLTPFLSGQRALRLEDLRNVPGLERARYDLELLLTRHAKRAGWPVVYVPMEGVSQVMKEEKRGVLAGLGHRLRMYWEILRYRLRAR
- a CDS encoding MBL fold metallo-hydrolase encodes the protein MLWRPVGHGVEALYLATPLGRRVGYGVYVYRYRGLLVDTGPPKARPFAPEAEAALLTHAHEDHAGGASRLGLPVYGSALTAALVAAPKPLRLYRRLVWGSPRPARVEVAERVGPLHLLPTPGHAPDHVALYDPEAGLFFGGDLFLGVRASLATPGFDLQALLQSLREILALKPRAFFCAHAGPLQAPLEALQAKLDFLEGKREEALRLKARGLTPKEVLRRLFGGESPLALLSGGEMSRLAFVEALMMEP